The following coding sequences are from one Pigmentibacter sp. JX0631 window:
- a CDS encoding transporter substrate-binding domain-containing protein: protein MKSKFLFQFFFLSYSLFYGNVSFAEEVIQFETDVWCPYTCDPKVIGLKGYVIDIAEEIYKENNIKFISTVAPWARTLVKTEKGEIDALGAAYKEGREDKYLFPKEDFGKSINGFFVNKNSNWIFKTPESLKDLILGSTLGYVYGGHIDLLRKNVKKLVETGGETAFQKNLDKLVHNELDSVIEETAVAKYTIKMLELGSKIKEAGTIGQKTGIYIAFTKNKPTSQKYVKMLEEGIVKYRKNGKFEQIMKKYGLKMEK, encoded by the coding sequence ATGAAATCTAAATTTTTATTTCAATTTTTTTTTCTTAGTTATTCTTTATTTTATGGAAACGTTTCATTTGCTGAAGAAGTCATTCAATTTGAAACTGATGTTTGGTGTCCTTATACCTGCGATCCCAAAGTAATCGGCTTAAAAGGTTATGTTATAGATATTGCAGAAGAAATTTACAAAGAAAATAATATTAAATTTATATCTACCGTCGCCCCTTGGGCTCGAACATTAGTTAAAACAGAAAAAGGCGAGATTGATGCTTTGGGAGCTGCTTATAAAGAAGGTCGTGAAGATAAGTATCTTTTTCCAAAAGAAGATTTTGGAAAAAGTATCAATGGTTTTTTTGTCAATAAAAATAGCAATTGGATATTTAAAACACCCGAGTCGCTAAAAGATCTTATTTTAGGTTCTACTTTAGGTTACGTTTATGGTGGTCATATTGATTTACTCAGAAAAAATGTAAAAAAATTGGTAGAAACAGGTGGAGAAACAGCTTTTCAAAAAAATCTTGATAAATTAGTGCATAATGAACTTGATTCCGTCATAGAAGAAACAGCGGTCGCGAAATATACAATTAAAATGCTTGAATTAGGAAGTAAAATTAAAGAAGCAGGAACGATAGGACAGAAAACTGGAATTTATATTGCATTTACAAAAAACAAACCGACTTCCCAAAAATATGTAAAAATGCTTGAAGAGGGTATTGTTAAATACAGAAAAAATGGAAAGTTTGAACAAATTATGAAAAAATATGGCCTTAAAATGGAAAAATAA
- a CDS encoding ribose-phosphate pyrophosphokinase translates to MESELLIFSGNANRDLANKICQYLDVPLGTALIGKFNDGETRIEIESNVRGRDVFIIQPTCRPANENIMELLILIDALRRASAQRITAVMPYYGYSRQERKSTPRTPITAKLVADLLVSAGVHRILTIELHTGAIQGFFNLPVDHLYSKPVFVEHFAKMKIENPIMVSPDAGGVERARAVAKVLGCGLAIVDKRRDRPGDSQVMNLIGDVKDKTAILFDDICDTAGSLTSAAKVLRDHGALKVYAAATHGVLSGPAIGRLKDSCIEKLFITDTIPLTEDAAKCGKIEVLSVSELLGKAIRRIHNSDSISNLFI, encoded by the coding sequence ATGGAAAGCGAACTTCTTATCTTTTCTGGAAACGCCAATCGTGATTTGGCAAATAAAATTTGCCAATATCTGGATGTTCCCTTAGGTACCGCTCTTATTGGTAAATTTAATGACGGGGAAACTCGAATTGAAATTGAAAGCAATGTTAGAGGTCGTGACGTCTTTATTATTCAGCCTACCTGCCGCCCTGCCAACGAAAATATCATGGAACTCCTTATTTTAATTGATGCCTTAAGAAGAGCAAGTGCCCAGCGTATCACTGCTGTTATGCCTTATTACGGATACAGTAGGCAAGAACGCAAAAGTACTCCGCGAACTCCTATTACGGCCAAACTTGTTGCTGATCTTTTAGTAAGTGCAGGAGTACACAGAATCCTAACTATTGAATTACATACAGGAGCTATTCAAGGATTTTTCAACCTTCCAGTAGATCATTTGTATAGTAAACCTGTGTTTGTAGAACATTTTGCGAAAATGAAAATTGAAAATCCAATTATGGTTTCTCCAGATGCGGGCGGTGTTGAAAGAGCAAGAGCTGTAGCCAAGGTTTTAGGCTGCGGTTTAGCTATTGTAGATAAACGCAGAGACCGTCCTGGTGACTCCCAAGTCATGAATTTAATTGGTGATGTAAAAGATAAAACAGCTATTTTATTTGATGATATTTGTGATACAGCTGGTTCTTTAACTTCTGCTGCAAAAGTATTACGTGATCATGGGGCTCTAAAAGTTTATGCTGCAGCAACGCATGGAGTTTTGTCAGGCCCAGCCATTGGACGATTAAAGGATAGCTGTATTGAGAAGCTCTTTATAACCGATACTATTCCGTTAACAGAAGATGCTGCTAAATGTGGAAAAATAGAAGTTTTAAGTGTATCCGAACTTCTTGGTAAAGCGATTCGTAGAATTCACAATTCAGACTCAATTAGTAACTTGTTTATATAG
- a CDS encoding DUF3015 family protein translates to MSKFVSKKLLGFGAVILLNSLSLTAIADTGIAGCGLGSVIFTDNVKSSQILAGTTNATFGNQTFGITSGTSNCGSGVAKSMTYLQQVDYVTANLSTLQKEAAQGNGSSLHGLAAVSGCPASSFADFGSYTQANYSTIFSTSNAEEIVNKVNSELSKDAKLSHSCKLGNS, encoded by the coding sequence ATGAGTAAATTTGTTTCAAAAAAGTTATTAGGTTTTGGTGCAGTGATTTTATTAAATTCACTTTCTTTAACAGCAATAGCTGACACAGGTATAGCAGGTTGCGGTCTTGGTTCCGTTATTTTTACTGACAATGTAAAGTCAAGTCAAATTTTAGCTGGGACTACAAATGCAACTTTTGGTAACCAAACTTTTGGTATTACTTCTGGAACCTCCAATTGTGGATCTGGAGTAGCAAAAAGTATGACTTACCTTCAACAAGTAGATTACGTAACAGCTAATCTTTCAACTTTACAAAAAGAAGCAGCTCAAGGAAATGGATCTTCATTACATGGATTAGCTGCTGTGAGTGGTTGTCCAGCAAGTTCATTTGCTGATTTTGGAAGTTACACTCAAGCAAACTATAGTACAATTTTTTCTACAAGTAATGCGGAAGAAATTGTTAATAAAGTAAATTCCGAATTGTCAAAAGATGCAAAACTTTCTCATTCTTGTAAATTAGGAAATAGCTAG
- a CDS encoding alpha/beta hydrolase: MDFSTLSKELSELQNPVHLQEGIQFLEYEGAKLAFDYQPAKEEVKSILVLVNGYQRTRLDFRALRKKLEKSLPNTATVALDNRFCGQTIVQPSHSSSLTVSQMAADVAVLAYFFCQKLGLKGFSALGISMGGMIVQTLAASNSEVQNLLLISTTAGGNGRTWPEHMDPSKGLTYINHYENIESTKKHMLKYFGSKFLTTSPLLFEMMCKTMVKAKAEESLEHSRDAEIQFYSSSNFDGVVQLSNIKSKTLVVSGDEDKIIPLENSTFLSNNISNAELITYSEVGHLILIEEPEKFAQDISLFLQ, from the coding sequence ATGGATTTTTCAACCCTTTCAAAAGAATTATCGGAATTGCAAAATCCCGTCCATCTGCAAGAGGGTATACAGTTTTTGGAGTATGAAGGTGCTAAATTAGCATTTGATTACCAACCTGCGAAAGAAGAAGTTAAAAGTATTCTTGTTCTAGTAAATGGTTACCAACGAACAAGGCTTGATTTTCGTGCATTGCGTAAAAAACTAGAAAAAAGTTTGCCTAATACCGCTACAGTAGCTCTAGACAACCGCTTTTGTGGGCAAACTATTGTTCAACCATCCCATAGTTCTTCGCTTACTGTTTCGCAAATGGCTGCAGATGTTGCTGTTTTAGCTTATTTCTTTTGTCAAAAATTAGGCTTAAAAGGGTTTTCGGCGCTTGGGATTAGTATGGGTGGAATGATAGTGCAAACTCTTGCAGCAAGTAACTCAGAAGTTCAAAATTTGCTACTGATTAGTACTACTGCTGGTGGAAACGGAAGAACTTGGCCAGAGCATATGGATCCTTCAAAAGGCTTAACTTATATAAATCATTATGAAAATATAGAATCCACAAAAAAACACATGCTAAAATACTTTGGTTCTAAATTTTTAACCACATCACCACTTTTATTTGAAATGATGTGTAAAACTATGGTTAAAGCAAAAGCAGAAGAATCTCTTGAACATAGCAGAGATGCTGAAATTCAATTTTATTCTTCTAGTAATTTTGATGGAGTAGTGCAACTATCTAATATTAAATCTAAAACTTTAGTAGTATCAGGTGATGAAGATAAAATTATTCCTCTTGAAAATTCAACCTTTTTAAGTAACAACATTAGCAATGCTGAACTTATTACTTATTCTGAAGTTGGGCATTTAATATTGATTGAAGAACCTGAAAAATTTGCACAAGATATCAGCTTGTTTTTACAATAA
- a CDS encoding transporter substrate-binding domain-containing protein: protein MFLYIKVILSLIAMFPLGLFAKNKVLIVADAGYEPYSYEKEGKPSGLYYELLKVIFARMADFEIEIHTMPWKRALNELKINKAFAIYPPYERPIERPWIHYSDKILEEHISLFCRKDNPYAKKKKWPDDFKDILVAKNSGFIMGDNFEKAVKSGYIKTDEGALTSLQNLQKIKKKYADCYVNDELSIKIALFQNSLNEDLTENEKIVKVIDLVTEPTFLGYVKNKSLFPYEEKFIAQFNYQLKLLKTSGELEKIYNNFITNSLTKRK, encoded by the coding sequence ATGTTTTTATATATAAAAGTTATTTTATCTCTAATTGCTATGTTTCCATTAGGCCTATTTGCTAAAAACAAAGTACTCATAGTTGCAGACGCAGGATATGAACCATACTCATATGAAAAAGAAGGAAAACCTTCTGGGCTATACTATGAATTATTAAAAGTCATTTTTGCCAGAATGGCTGATTTTGAAATTGAAATACATACTATGCCATGGAAAAGGGCTTTGAACGAGCTTAAAATAAACAAGGCTTTTGCAATCTATCCTCCTTATGAAAGACCCATTGAACGACCTTGGATTCACTATTCTGACAAAATTCTTGAAGAACATATTTCACTTTTCTGTCGGAAAGATAATCCTTATGCTAAGAAGAAAAAATGGCCCGATGATTTTAAGGATATACTTGTCGCTAAAAACTCAGGTTTTATTATGGGTGATAATTTTGAAAAAGCTGTAAAAAGTGGATATATTAAAACCGATGAAGGGGCTTTAACAAGTCTCCAAAATTTGCAAAAAATTAAGAAGAAATATGCCGATTGTTACGTCAATGATGAACTTTCAATAAAAATAGCTTTATTCCAAAACTCTTTAAATGAAGATTTAACTGAGAATGAAAAAATTGTGAAAGTAATTGACTTAGTTACAGAACCTACTTTTTTAGGTTATGTAAAAAACAAATCCCTTTTTCCTTATGAAGAAAAATTTATCGCACAATTTAACTACCAACTAAAATTACTAAAAACCTCTGGTGAATTAGAAAAAATTTATAATAATTTTATAACTAATTCTTTAACAAAAAGAAAATAG
- a CDS encoding HipA domain-containing protein, with protein MQNNKIKNCLVCFKKLPNENSFYHEYCCKNLFNSTKPPEISLERKEIEKLALENVNKKLVVPGVQKKLSIGITRDSKHASQKLTFVGALSGQYILKPQTNEFQFMPELEALTMQLAQICGIKVANNGLVYLSDKSLAYITKRFDRQNEKKFHCEDLCQLSEMLTEQKYKSTAEKTAKVIKKFVTFPGDELLKYFEVTLFSFIIGNADMHLKNFSLMTNEKGIVHLSPAYDLISTRLLIPIQDDNEELVLSVNGKKSNIKRKDFEFLANNIGIKEKSFHFILKNIISVKEELFILINNSYISNEMKKEYIKLIDERMSRFI; from the coding sequence ATGCAAAATAATAAAATAAAAAACTGTTTAGTATGTTTTAAAAAACTACCAAACGAAAACTCTTTCTATCATGAATACTGTTGTAAAAATCTTTTTAACTCTACAAAACCACCTGAAATATCATTGGAAAGAAAAGAAATTGAAAAACTAGCACTTGAAAATGTAAATAAAAAACTTGTAGTACCAGGTGTACAAAAAAAGCTTTCCATAGGAATAACAAGAGATAGTAAACACGCTAGCCAAAAATTAACTTTTGTAGGTGCTCTTTCTGGTCAATATATATTAAAACCACAGACTAATGAGTTTCAATTTATGCCTGAATTGGAGGCTCTAACAATGCAATTAGCTCAAATTTGTGGTATTAAAGTCGCTAATAATGGCCTTGTATATTTATCTGATAAAAGTCTAGCATATATAACAAAACGTTTCGATCGCCAAAATGAAAAGAAATTTCACTGTGAAGATTTATGTCAGCTTTCAGAGATGTTAACTGAGCAAAAATATAAAAGTACTGCTGAAAAAACAGCAAAAGTAATCAAAAAATTTGTTACCTTTCCTGGTGATGAACTACTAAAATATTTTGAAGTAACCCTATTTTCATTTATAATAGGAAATGCAGATATGCATTTGAAAAATTTTTCTTTAATGACAAATGAAAAAGGGATAGTACATTTATCACCAGCATATGATCTAATATCCACACGCTTGCTTATACCGATTCAAGATGACAATGAAGAACTTGTTTTAAGCGTTAATGGAAAAAAATCAAATATAAAAAGAAAAGATTTTGAATTTTTAGCTAATAATATAGGAATAAAAGAAAAAAGCTTTCACTTCATATTAAAAAATATTATTTCAGTTAAAGAAGAATTATTTATTCTAATAAATAATAGCTATATATCAAATGAAATGAAAAAAGAATATATAAAACTAATAGATGAAAGAATGAGTAGATTTATTTAA
- a CDS encoding helix-turn-helix domain-containing protein encodes MQAKKRRTNSEIEKKSNPVAKFVREKRKILGYNQDEFAKRIGVGIRFLKELELGKETLRMDKVNQVLIFLGTRLEPVPYRDEDIF; translated from the coding sequence TTGCAGGCAAAAAAACGCAGAACAAACAGTGAGATAGAAAAAAAATCGAACCCAGTAGCTAAATTTGTTAGGGAAAAAAGAAAAATACTTGGATACAATCAAGATGAATTTGCAAAACGAATTGGTGTTGGTATTCGTTTTTTAAAAGAACTTGAACTTGGTAAAGAAACACTACGGATGGATAAAGTGAATCAAGTATTAATATTTTTAGGAACAAGATTAGAGCCTGTCCCTTATCGTGATGAGGATATCTTCTAA
- a CDS encoding HipA N-terminal domain-containing protein has protein sequence MSRKGKVYNFTEFAGIIEETDEGKYLFKYDEAYLNSDKPYPISLTLPLRKEIYESKNLFPFFDGLIPEGWLLSLSVKHWKLNPRDRMGLLLSICEDCIGAVKVIPYAK, from the coding sequence ATGTCAAGAAAAGGAAAAGTGTATAATTTTACTGAATTTGCAGGAATTATAGAAGAAACTGATGAAGGAAAATATTTATTTAAATATGATGAAGCTTATTTAAATTCGGATAAACCTTACCCAATAAGTTTAACTCTACCACTACGAAAAGAAATTTATGAATCAAAAAATTTATTTCCATTCTTTGACGGTTTAATACCTGAAGGATGGCTACTGTCTCTATCGGTTAAACATTGGAAATTAAATCCAAGAGATCGTATGGGTTTATTACTATCAATTTGTGAAGATTGTATAGGAGCTGTTAAGGTTATTCCGTATGCAAAATAA
- a CDS encoding carboxypeptidase M32: MNFDQDFQKLTDIMEEVSHLNSISKLLSWDQSTYLPEDGFAARGKQLATIGKIIHDKFTNPYIGDLIKQLKDNSSALSSNSYISKYVAVIERSYNRATKIPASFVANFIEHQTVAYENWIKAKDTNNFKLIQPHLEKTLELSKEYSSFFSYDHIADPLISEIDYGFNTENIRQVFNELKKELVPFVKSVLDLPQSQKSFLTKSFPVTRQEEFNHLVLNKLNFDFNRGRLDKTAHPFMITLSHGDIRITTRYDEHNFTDSLFSTIHEMGHAFYEMGIAKKLEGSPLYEGTSSAVHESQSRLWENIVGRSYEFWEFFYPSLVEYFPEQLKSVSLAEFYSQINKVERSFIRTEADELTYNLHVLIRFQLEIDMLENKLKVADLPEAWNALYKENLGVTVPSNSLGCLQDVHWFAGMIGGQFQGYTLGNIMSAQFFAAAKKALPNLSQDIRQGQFLPLRAWLTDNLYQYGKMYDSQEILEKTTGEKLTIKHYMDYLKTKFPINSLA, translated from the coding sequence ATGAACTTTGATCAAGACTTTCAGAAATTAACTGATATTATGGAAGAAGTTTCGCATTTAAATTCAATTTCTAAATTACTAAGCTGGGATCAAAGTACCTACTTACCAGAAGACGGTTTTGCAGCCAGAGGAAAACAATTAGCTACTATTGGAAAAATTATACACGACAAATTTACAAATCCTTATATCGGTGATCTTATAAAGCAGTTAAAAGATAATTCATCTGCATTAAGTTCAAATTCTTATATATCAAAATATGTTGCCGTTATAGAAAGAAGTTATAACAGAGCTACGAAAATTCCGGCAAGTTTTGTTGCAAATTTTATAGAACATCAAACAGTTGCATATGAAAATTGGATAAAAGCAAAAGATACTAATAATTTTAAATTAATCCAACCTCATCTGGAAAAAACTTTAGAATTATCCAAAGAATATTCTAGTTTCTTTAGCTATGATCATATAGCAGATCCTCTTATTTCTGAAATTGATTATGGTTTTAATACTGAAAATATTAGACAAGTATTTAATGAGTTAAAAAAAGAATTAGTTCCTTTTGTGAAATCTGTTTTAGATCTTCCTCAAAGCCAAAAAAGTTTTTTAACAAAATCTTTTCCAGTCACTCGTCAGGAAGAATTTAATCATTTGGTTTTAAATAAATTAAATTTTGATTTTAACCGCGGTCGTTTAGATAAGACAGCTCATCCTTTTATGATTACTCTAAGTCATGGCGACATACGTATTACAACCCGATATGATGAACATAATTTTACTGATAGTTTATTTTCTACTATTCATGAAATGGGACATGCTTTTTATGAAATGGGCATAGCAAAAAAACTAGAAGGTTCACCTTTATATGAAGGAACATCTAGTGCTGTTCATGAAAGTCAGTCAAGACTTTGGGAAAATATTGTAGGTAGAAGTTATGAGTTTTGGGAATTCTTTTATCCGTCATTAGTTGAATATTTTCCAGAACAATTAAAGTCTGTTTCTTTAGCTGAATTTTACAGTCAAATTAATAAAGTAGAACGATCTTTTATCAGAACAGAAGCAGATGAATTAACCTATAATTTACATGTGCTAATAAGATTTCAACTTGAAATAGATATGTTAGAAAATAAATTAAAAGTAGCAGATTTACCTGAAGCTTGGAATGCACTTTATAAAGAAAATTTAGGGGTAACTGTTCCTAGTAATAGTTTAGGATGTTTACAAGATGTGCATTGGTTTGCAGGAATGATAGGCGGACAATTTCAAGGTTATACACTTGGCAATATTATGAGCGCGCAATTTTTTGCGGCTGCAAAAAAAGCTCTTCCTAATTTGTCACAAGATATTAGACAAGGGCAGTTTTTGCCATTACGCGCTTGGTTAACTGATAACTTGTACCAATATGGCAAAATGTATGATAGTCAAGAAATTCTTGAAAAAACAACAGGTGAAAAATTAACAATTAAACACTATATGGATTATTTAAAAACTAAATTTCCTATCAATTCTTTGGCATAA
- the rlmN gene encoding 23S rRNA (adenine(2503)-C(2))-methyltransferase RlmN translates to MLTKKYAIHQTEQDWIDWFLSNGEKSFRGKQVLEWFYIKHTFTPENFTNLPKQIREKLQSEFDWGLPIIDTILPSSDESEKILLKLHDGLFAECVLMPSENRVTLCVSSQVGCRMACTFCQTGKMGLTRNLTSGEILVQVVLANKRLIERNILNRSVTNIVFMGMGEPLDNYDNVVGACKALIDPKLFGLSKHKVTVSTSGLLPQIEQLGKELPVALAISLHTADNEQRSQMMPVNKKYSLEQMKQVLLNYPVQTRHGITFEYVMIQGVNDSLLHAKKLVKFLHGLKAKVNLIPMNPHPGAINMVATDFEQMRVFQKYLADRSIPAPVRYSRGQDVSAACGQLATKRKDELNLPPRTVALARRREFLAEKAKQ, encoded by the coding sequence ATGCTCACAAAAAAATATGCAATTCATCAAACTGAACAAGATTGGATCGATTGGTTTTTATCAAATGGTGAAAAATCTTTTCGTGGTAAACAAGTTTTAGAATGGTTTTATATAAAACATACATTTACTCCCGAGAATTTTACAAATCTACCTAAACAAATTCGGGAAAAATTACAAAGTGAATTTGATTGGGGTCTACCAATCATTGATACTATTTTACCATCTAGTGATGAAAGCGAAAAAATATTACTAAAGTTACATGATGGTTTATTTGCTGAATGTGTTCTTATGCCTTCTGAAAATAGAGTTACTTTGTGTGTTAGTAGTCAAGTAGGTTGCAGAATGGCGTGTACCTTTTGTCAGACTGGAAAAATGGGTTTAACACGTAATTTAACTAGTGGTGAAATATTAGTTCAGGTTGTTCTTGCAAATAAAAGACTAATTGAGCGAAATATATTAAATCGCTCCGTTACTAATATTGTTTTTATGGGGATGGGAGAGCCTTTAGATAACTATGATAATGTCGTTGGTGCTTGTAAAGCATTAATCGATCCTAAATTATTTGGTTTATCAAAACACAAAGTAACTGTCTCGACTTCAGGATTATTACCGCAAATTGAACAATTAGGGAAAGAACTTCCTGTTGCTTTAGCTATTTCATTACATACTGCAGATAACGAACAACGTTCGCAAATGATGCCTGTAAATAAAAAATATTCCTTAGAACAAATGAAGCAAGTTTTGCTAAATTATCCAGTCCAAACAAGACATGGTATTACTTTTGAATATGTTATGATTCAAGGTGTAAATGATTCTTTGTTACACGCAAAAAAATTAGTTAAATTTCTGCATGGATTAAAAGCAAAGGTAAATCTTATTCCAATGAATCCACATCCGGGTGCTATTAATATGGTTGCTACAGATTTTGAGCAAATGCGGGTATTTCAAAAATATTTAGCTGATAGATCTATACCTGCGCCTGTTCGTTATAGTAGAGGGCAAGATGTTAGTGCAGCATGTGGTCAATTAGCTACAAAAAGAAAAGATGAACTGAATTTACCGCCTAGAACGGTTGCCTTAGCGCGTAGAAGAGAATTCTTGGCAGAAAAAGCAAAACAATAA
- a CDS encoding class I SAM-dependent methyltransferase, giving the protein MKKKLLLIAAIATYNSSYAEFHSFPAAHIYPSIIDLGNKYEIQRITSDRCFRVASTQDVFEFSWDKSTILDNINYLTTQLVSFAQYKKILPVAQESKPKKGKIQFPQINFDEVEDFHLLSEAGKIVFCNTLKQKELEFDKKINHQRKLIPSELLNYVSEYYPLPSSYQEGFIQTKNHTGDEVSITTPYINDFLQRVAGKKVFDIGSGFGINTQRALSHNASQVFAIDFSIEQLQAVVARAPADKINNLFIVNRKIPELFKENLNETADIVLLSHVLHYLTPDQAEETLAGIYNLLKKGGMLYIQALTISAAPYTSSFDQNSVSLFSSLQEKEREYDKSVAKNTQHNFWPTYLGNIMSHTNFPMIHPQYLPALIEACKRNGFEIMQSGTYNLVSGQSSDQGDALGVIAIKK; this is encoded by the coding sequence ATGAAAAAAAAATTACTATTGATCGCTGCAATTGCTACTTATAATTCTTCATATGCTGAATTTCATTCTTTTCCAGCAGCACATATCTATCCATCAATTATTGATTTAGGAAATAAATATGAAATTCAAAGAATAACTTCTGATAGATGTTTCAGAGTTGCAAGTACTCAAGATGTTTTTGAATTTTCTTGGGATAAATCAACTATTCTTGATAACATTAATTATTTAACTACACAATTAGTTTCTTTTGCGCAATATAAAAAAATTCTCCCTGTAGCTCAGGAAAGTAAACCCAAAAAGGGAAAAATTCAATTTCCGCAAATTAATTTCGATGAAGTAGAAGATTTTCATCTATTAAGTGAAGCAGGTAAAATTGTTTTCTGTAATACGTTAAAACAAAAAGAGCTAGAGTTTGATAAAAAAATTAATCATCAAAGAAAACTTATTCCATCTGAACTATTGAATTACGTATCTGAATATTATCCTTTACCTAGCAGCTATCAAGAAGGTTTCATTCAGACAAAAAATCATACAGGTGATGAAGTATCAATTACGACACCATACATAAATGATTTTTTACAGCGAGTTGCAGGAAAAAAAGTTTTTGATATAGGCTCTGGTTTTGGGATAAATACACAACGCGCGTTGTCGCATAATGCAAGTCAAGTCTTTGCTATTGATTTTTCAATCGAGCAACTTCAGGCTGTTGTTGCAAGAGCTCCAGCAGATAAAATTAATAATTTGTTCATTGTGAATAGAAAAATACCTGAATTATTTAAAGAAAATTTAAATGAAACAGCTGATATTGTCTTACTTTCACACGTGTTACATTATCTAACTCCTGATCAAGCTGAAGAAACCTTAGCTGGAATTTATAATTTACTCAAAAAAGGAGGAATGTTATATATTCAAGCATTAACTATTTCGGCAGCTCCATATACTTCAAGTTTTGATCAAAATTCAGTTTCTTTATTTAGTTCTCTCCAAGAAAAAGAAAGAGAATACGATAAATCTGTTGCAAAAAATACACAGCATAACTTTTGGCCAACTTATCTTGGAAATATAATGTCGCATACTAATTTTCCTATGATACACCCTCAATATCTTCCTGCTTTAATTGAGGCTTGTAAGCGAAATGGATTTGAAATTATGCAATCTGGGACATATAATTTAGTCAGTGGTCAATCATCTGATCAAGGTGATGCTCTAGGAGTTATTGCAATTAAAAAGTAA